From Nitrososphaerales archaeon, one genomic window encodes:
- a CDS encoding tyrosine-type recombinase/integrase, which produces MSELEQEGYQEQNLRLIDQFIEDLPPMSVKRQEKHRIILRNVSKWWLKKPFDDVTRQDLKQIIVGIDSAVVKNRMTGQTKPFEDWTKVDYKRCTKRFMRWHRDADFVKDFPVGSAEETVGPDDILTDEELWKIFGVCQNLRDRAMSYTMYEVGPRPAEFLKLRKNDVMFDDYGAIVYLRKTKTVSRPVRVINAAPLLANWIENHPVPERDAPLWIDQSRNTRNTAIKWTGLIKIVKRWRESAKIEKTVTPYVFRHTRATHLAKIMTEAQLCLVFGWKIGSKMPRMYIHLSGKDVDETLLKAYGLRKEQQEEVKAPKRCVRCGTLCEADAETCRRCGMALTLTAAMKKDEEMARLNEKLERLERAVAERFEKDQAAAGS; this is translated from the coding sequence GTGAGCGAGCTAGAGCAGGAGGGGTACCAGGAGCAGAACCTGCGGCTGATAGACCAGTTCATCGAGGACCTGCCACCCATGTCCGTCAAGAGGCAGGAGAAGCACAGGATCATACTCCGCAACGTATCGAAGTGGTGGCTGAAGAAGCCCTTCGACGACGTCACCAGGCAGGACCTCAAGCAGATCATCGTCGGAATCGACAGCGCCGTCGTGAAGAACCGGATGACGGGCCAGACCAAGCCGTTCGAGGACTGGACGAAGGTCGACTACAAGCGCTGCACGAAGCGCTTCATGCGGTGGCACCGAGACGCCGACTTCGTGAAGGATTTTCCGGTCGGCTCGGCAGAGGAGACGGTGGGGCCGGACGACATACTCACCGACGAGGAGCTCTGGAAGATCTTCGGGGTCTGCCAGAACCTCCGCGACCGCGCCATGAGCTACACCATGTACGAGGTTGGGCCCAGGCCGGCGGAGTTCCTCAAGCTGAGGAAGAACGACGTGATGTTCGACGACTACGGCGCGATAGTGTACCTGCGCAAGACCAAGACCGTGTCGCGGCCGGTCCGCGTGATCAACGCCGCTCCGCTGTTGGCGAACTGGATAGAGAACCACCCCGTGCCCGAGAGGGACGCGCCTCTCTGGATCGACCAGTCGCGCAACACCAGGAACACGGCGATTAAGTGGACGGGCCTGATCAAGATAGTCAAGCGGTGGCGGGAGAGTGCGAAGATAGAGAAGACGGTGACGCCGTACGTGTTCAGGCACACGCGGGCGACGCACCTGGCGAAGATAATGACGGAGGCGCAGCTCTGCCTGGTCTTCGGCTGGAAGATAGGCTCGAAGATGCCGCGGATGTACATTCACTTGAGCGGCAAGGACGTCGACGAGACGCTGCTGAAGGCCTACGGGCTGAGGAAGGAGCAGCAGGAAGAGGTCAAGGCACCCAAGAGATGCGTCAGGTGCGGGACGCTCTGCGAGGCAGACGCGGAGACGTGCCGCAGGTGCGGGATGGCGCTGACGCTGACGGCGGCCATGAAGAAGGACGAGGAGATGGCCAGGCTGAACGAGAAGCTCGAGAGGCTCGAAAGAGCGGTCGCCGAGAGGTTCGAGAAGGACCAGGCTGCAGCTGGTAGCTGA
- a CDS encoding type IV secretory system conjugative DNA transfer family protein, whose amino-acid sequence MGQTLDSGDMLFHTLVVGGTGSGKTNAVLHMLNLLFKKKEEGKPRPALFFFDPAGDASIDLLRSIPKSEWTRVNLFDPQYVTFGFNLLSLPDGLEESEKPEFTHNQVDEFSILLSDVFNTDSTNAPRLMWVFKGVQYYDYRFTPDPTLWEIYNITLDFTKRSAREVEDLLNRKEVQKDIIRGTMEAISKLPQDAYMPVLNRISNFVLPQSSVTFRTFCNRKSTIDLEKLMEPGTLTIFRMPPNLPSEFRRIFASAVVMKLYFASVKRATRLEKSGKEPSARTPVIFAADEFRDIAQLRILRTILSQSRKYELYLWMVAQTLSDIPDDLMASVDANVGPVLAFRSSPDDARRLAKILYPERADDVAELIPGLEDYSAVVRKRPVGGRPREPPFRVEFPKLPDPLCGYAEALDFMKVDMEAKYGGATGETELLYKKEFDQALKERGDCWLGEPARWVPLAYLHCHGEMGFRALSRIFEDRYGWDKKILQFGLDKLYEGGYVTKRAGIGQLFVDIDLLEAFYSP is encoded by the coding sequence TTGGGCCAGACCCTCGACAGCGGCGACATGCTCTTCCACACGCTCGTGGTGGGCGGGACTGGTAGCGGCAAGACCAACGCAGTCCTGCACATGCTCAACCTTCTCTTCAAGAAGAAAGAGGAGGGGAAGCCGCGGCCGGCTCTCTTCTTCTTCGACCCGGCGGGGGACGCGTCCATCGACCTGCTGCGCTCCATCCCGAAGTCCGAGTGGACAAGGGTCAACCTGTTCGACCCGCAGTACGTGACCTTCGGCTTCAACCTACTCTCCCTCCCCGATGGGCTCGAAGAATCAGAGAAGCCCGAGTTCACCCACAACCAGGTGGACGAGTTCTCCATCCTCCTCTCCGACGTCTTCAACACAGACTCCACCAACGCGCCCCGCCTCATGTGGGTCTTCAAGGGGGTCCAGTACTACGACTACAGGTTCACCCCCGACCCCACCCTCTGGGAGATCTACAACATCACCCTGGACTTCACAAAGAGGAGCGCCAGGGAGGTCGAGGACCTTCTCAACCGGAAGGAGGTCCAGAAGGACATAATCCGGGGGACGATGGAGGCCATCTCCAAGCTCCCGCAGGATGCCTACATGCCAGTCCTCAACAGGATATCCAACTTCGTCCTGCCGCAGAGCTCGGTGACGTTCCGCACATTCTGCAACCGCAAGTCCACCATCGACTTGGAGAAGCTCATGGAGCCCGGGACCCTCACCATCTTCAGGATGCCCCCGAACCTGCCGAGCGAGTTTAGGAGGATCTTCGCTTCGGCCGTGGTGATGAAGCTCTACTTCGCGAGCGTGAAGCGGGCCACCAGGCTCGAGAAGTCGGGGAAGGAGCCCTCGGCGCGCACACCCGTGATATTCGCGGCCGACGAGTTCAGGGACATCGCGCAGCTCCGCATCCTTCGAACCATCCTCTCCCAGTCGAGGAAGTACGAGCTCTACCTCTGGATGGTGGCCCAGACCCTCTCCGACATCCCCGACGACCTGATGGCCTCGGTGGACGCCAACGTGGGCCCGGTCCTGGCATTCAGGTCGAGCCCCGACGACGCGAGGCGGCTCGCCAAGATCCTGTACCCAGAGAGGGCGGACGATGTAGCCGAGCTCATCCCCGGCCTGGAGGACTATTCGGCCGTGGTCAGGAAGAGGCCCGTGGGCGGTAGGCCGCGGGAGCCGCCATTCAGGGTCGAGTTCCCGAAGCTTCCTGACCCCCTGTGCGGGTACGCCGAGGCGCTCGACTTCATGAAGGTGGACATGGAGGCGAAGTACGGCGGAGCCACAGGGGAGACCGAGCTCCTCTACAAGAAGGAGTTCGACCAGGCCCTGAAGGAGCGCGGGGACTGCTGGCTCGGGGAGCCCGCGCGCTGGGTCCCCCTTGCCTACCTCCACTGCCACGGCGAGATGGGTTTCAGGGCGCTGAGCAGGATCTTCGAGGACAGGTACGGCTGGGACAAGAAAATCCTGCAGTTCGGGTTGGACAAGCTGTACGAGGGGGGATATGTGACGAAGAGGGCGGGGATAGGCCAGCTCTTCGTGGACATCGACCTCCTAGAGGCATTCTACTCCCCGTAG
- a CDS encoding MFS transporter — MKPSDLAPSPSQGWLNRNVIGMSLTSLFSDTSHEMATSILPLFIVFAVGGNPAIVGLVEGASDGASSLVKSYSGYYSDKSGKRTPIMYLGYLLTGILIPAIGFAVSWLQVLVLRVGAWTGRGARGPPRDALMVDSVPADSVGKAFGFERTFDTVGAVIGPAIALLLIPYLPYSQIFFVSFVPGVVCIAVVLGMVRDRPPGVKRTGRDRGGESISFLSSVRILPREFRLLLVSVGLFGIANFSNVIFTLRAEQVLQPSLGISAASQLAVLLYLLLNVIYALGSFPAGYLADRISKRNLLAVGYSVFAFACIASIFESPGYPILITIFVLAGLQTAIVDTVEKAFAAEMLGQSQRGTGYGVLQTVNGIGDFVSSVMIGVLWTVLTPGIGFATVASLALIATLVLLVVLRDTKPAINRAGGQASLYALSVES, encoded by the coding sequence ATGAAACCAAGCGATTTGGCTCCCTCGCCATCCCAAGGCTGGCTCAACCGAAACGTCATCGGAATGAGCCTTACCAGCTTGTTCTCAGACACCAGCCACGAGATGGCGACTTCGATTCTCCCGTTATTCATCGTCTTTGCCGTCGGTGGTAATCCCGCCATTGTAGGACTGGTGGAAGGAGCGTCCGACGGAGCCTCGAGTCTGGTCAAGTCCTATTCTGGATACTACTCTGACAAGTCGGGCAAACGGACACCTATCATGTATCTAGGTTACCTGCTCACAGGGATCCTTATCCCAGCAATCGGCTTCGCTGTTTCGTGGCTGCAGGTGCTGGTCCTCCGGGTGGGAGCTTGGACGGGGAGAGGCGCGAGAGGCCCACCGAGAGACGCCCTGATGGTCGACTCGGTTCCAGCAGATTCTGTGGGGAAGGCTTTCGGCTTCGAAAGAACGTTTGACACCGTGGGTGCAGTGATAGGTCCCGCAATAGCTCTCTTGTTGATTCCCTATCTTCCGTATTCCCAGATATTCTTCGTCTCCTTCGTTCCAGGGGTAGTCTGCATCGCCGTCGTCCTGGGCATGGTGAGAGACAGGCCGCCCGGTGTGAAGAGGACGGGACGGGACAGGGGAGGGGAATCGATTTCATTCCTCTCCTCAGTCAGAATCCTCCCGAGGGAGTTCAGGCTCCTCCTTGTCAGCGTCGGTCTCTTCGGAATCGCGAATTTCTCTAATGTAATCTTCACGCTAAGGGCGGAGCAGGTGCTTCAGCCTTCACTCGGCATATCTGCAGCATCTCAATTGGCTGTCCTTCTGTATCTGCTCTTGAACGTGATTTACGCACTCGGTTCGTTCCCAGCTGGGTACCTTGCCGACCGGATTTCAAAGCGAAACCTTCTCGCTGTAGGGTACTCCGTCTTTGCTTTTGCCTGCATCGCTTCGATATTTGAGAGTCCGGGCTATCCGATTTTGATTACAATCTTCGTCCTAGCTGGCCTTCAGACGGCAATTGTCGACACGGTGGAGAAGGCGTTCGCGGCTGAGATGCTCGGCCAGTCCCAGAGGGGGACTGGATACGGTGTTCTTCAGACGGTAAACGGGATAGGCGATTTCGTCTCAAGCGTGATGATTGGCGTCCTTTGGACAGTGCTCACGCCCGGCATCGGTTTCGCAACTGTGGCATCCCTCGCCCTCATTGCAACCCTCGTGTTGCTTGTGGTGTTGCGAGATACCAAGCCTGCAATAAATAGGGCCGGAGGTCAGGCTTCGCTTTACGCACTAAGTGTAGAGTCCTAG
- a CDS encoding type II secretion system F family protein codes for MSALFALVSLYAYSLIGSSGASELSSLKSVFLLSVGLSGLAGVAYIALRGTSLVRFAQERVSVDARVPAAIIGAGICASVLVAYLRYSQQYFLIIFAASAAFEALTLVSVWPLTGSAAVPKIVPLTEVWSTAFVQRHARLRRVASARTESFRKLLLSSGVSGNASAIAAKSVAYSLLALIFAVLAAIVATILVGAPALVILFVPLAFYFFYNLKLRDAASARGSGVEKELPFFSVLAEVLTGAGTPLYDVFQKVASESVFPQIAKEGSILRKYVTVLGMNSLEALERLSTIHPSRRFASFITGYTSKMRSGGALGEYFSGESGDLLRRLESDWARYGEMAGGLGSMMLTLLVILPILILITSLFTSSASLTYLSGFTFIAVPIFTTVMVVTVSRMQPSGQDPVHGNPRIALALSLLGALPSLLLNQVWIGLATGLFIFSTFYGLSVLAQRTEAREADEAVPRFLGDLMEYKRQEYDIPKAVIAVAKENRYNGSFNSILDRVGAHLQKGSPLDEARIETGSRLAKMTFMVLGEMSLYGGGSVDTLNQLSTYVSKVAEARGKASVEMKPYIFLAYASPLLLAFGIDFTRSIVFSFSSHLSISLSNLPVSANLLKIGYVPPALTELSNILIVVASAALGVISAKIVDFTVKNTLRVTVNVALAIIATFILAQVDLLSFIHA; via the coding sequence ATGTCCGCCTTGTTCGCGCTGGTCTCGCTGTACGCATACTCTTTGATAGGCAGCTCCGGCGCGTCAGAGCTCTCCTCCCTGAAGTCCGTATTCCTGCTGAGTGTTGGGCTCTCCGGCCTGGCGGGTGTGGCGTACATAGCGTTGAGGGGGACGTCGCTCGTAAGGTTTGCTCAGGAGAGGGTAAGCGTGGACGCCCGCGTCCCCGCGGCAATCATCGGAGCCGGCATCTGTGCTTCCGTCTTGGTGGCCTACCTGAGGTACAGCCAACAGTACTTCCTCATAATCTTCGCAGCGTCAGCCGCATTTGAAGCGCTCACCCTTGTGTCGGTCTGGCCTCTCACAGGAAGCGCCGCGGTTCCCAAAATCGTACCCCTCACAGAAGTCTGGTCGACCGCGTTCGTGCAGAGGCACGCGCGCCTCAGGCGCGTCGCGTCCGCGAGGACCGAGAGCTTCAGGAAGCTCCTGCTCTCGTCGGGGGTTTCAGGGAACGCGAGCGCAATAGCCGCGAAGTCTGTCGCGTACTCCCTCCTCGCGCTGATTTTCGCGGTGCTAGCCGCAATCGTCGCCACTATTCTGGTCGGGGCTCCCGCCCTCGTCATCCTATTCGTTCCCCTTGCCTTCTACTTCTTCTACAACCTCAAGCTCAGGGACGCGGCATCGGCGAGAGGTTCAGGAGTCGAGAAGGAGCTGCCGTTCTTCTCTGTGCTTGCCGAAGTCCTGACTGGCGCAGGCACCCCACTCTACGATGTCTTCCAGAAGGTGGCTAGCGAGAGCGTATTCCCTCAAATCGCAAAGGAGGGCTCGATATTGAGGAAATATGTGACAGTCCTCGGGATGAACTCGCTGGAAGCGCTCGAGAGACTCTCCACGATCCACCCCTCCAGGCGCTTCGCCTCCTTCATCACGGGGTACACTTCTAAGATGAGATCGGGTGGCGCCCTTGGCGAGTACTTCTCAGGCGAGAGCGGCGACCTCCTCCGGCGGCTCGAGTCGGACTGGGCCAGGTACGGCGAGATGGCGGGCGGTCTCGGCAGCATGATGCTCACCCTTCTCGTGATCCTGCCGATACTGATACTGATCACTTCGCTCTTCACCTCGTCCGCATCCCTGACCTACCTTTCCGGCTTCACCTTCATCGCCGTGCCGATATTCACCACGGTGATGGTCGTGACAGTAAGCAGGATGCAGCCGTCTGGGCAGGACCCGGTCCACGGCAACCCCCGGATTGCGCTCGCCCTTTCATTGCTGGGCGCTCTGCCTTCCCTGCTACTGAACCAGGTCTGGATCGGCTTGGCCACGGGGTTGTTCATCTTCAGCACCTTCTACGGCCTCTCCGTCCTCGCTCAGAGGACAGAGGCAAGAGAGGCGGACGAGGCTGTCCCCCGCTTCCTGGGGGACCTGATGGAGTACAAGAGGCAGGAGTACGACATACCTAAGGCCGTCATCGCGGTCGCGAAGGAGAACAGGTACAACGGCAGCTTCAACAGCATACTGGACAGGGTTGGTGCGCACCTGCAGAAGGGGAGTCCGCTCGATGAAGCGAGGATAGAGACCGGAAGCAGGCTGGCGAAGATGACCTTCATGGTGCTGGGCGAGATGTCCCTCTACGGCGGGGGAAGCGTCGACACACTGAACCAGCTGTCAACGTACGTCTCGAAGGTTGCGGAGGCGAGGGGCAAGGCGTCCGTGGAGATGAAGCCGTACATCTTCCTCGCTTACGCCTCTCCCCTTCTGCTCGCGTTCGGCATAGACTTCACGCGCTCGATTGTCTTCTCATTCAGCTCGCACCTATCCATCAGCCTCTCCAACCTCCCTGTCTCGGCGAACCTGCTCAAGATAGGTTACGTGCCTCCCGCCCTAACCGAACTGTCGAACATCCTCATAGTGGTCGCCTCGGCTGCGCTCGGGGTGATATCGGCCAAGATAGTCGACTTCACTGTGAAGAACACGCTCAGGGTGACCGTCAACGTGGCGCTGGCGATCATCGCGACGTTCATCTTGGCGCAGGTCGATCTGCTCTCTTTCATCCACGCATGA
- a CDS encoding ParB/RepB/Spo0J family partition protein, with protein sequence MPAQLTTIPLKLIQPHPKLAFRFSYDVAGLADSIRSAADENTPNGQLNPGRVVLRSDGEGYYVYVGVRRYHALKLLYETTKDERFGSYTAYIDTGMDELQMFVKAKRENDEERGERQGLSVLEEVYGLTKIRDAIKPEGLEKGLKRLVDVADKVTLEKIRKLFEIEVATRFRFRLPHLEYICKIEGEADFYLTAATAAGYGYKGEDMDRAWEDRNSAYSLEWFRRVFSQYEQPKPEAGGTATSQGGQAKKQKPAKAKGKAIKGLEIHEKSVITASCPRCRTLHMVQMKGKIEATHLPADPEGESRTEVTDSVSRLDCTCSACKGRFFLFVKHLEGRRYAAEPSPSMKFREPRETVEAVDLRYDHKEEMWQKIAGDKIVGPLLLRAGAGKRR encoded by the coding sequence ATGCCGGCCCAACTGACAACCATCCCGCTCAAGCTGATCCAGCCGCACCCGAAGCTCGCCTTCAGGTTCAGCTACGACGTCGCGGGCCTCGCGGACTCGATAAGGTCGGCGGCCGATGAGAACACCCCCAACGGCCAGCTCAACCCGGGCAGGGTGGTACTGAGGTCCGACGGCGAAGGCTACTACGTCTACGTCGGGGTGAGGCGCTACCATGCGCTGAAGCTGCTCTACGAGACGACGAAAGACGAGAGGTTCGGCTCCTACACCGCCTACATCGACACCGGCATGGACGAGCTCCAGATGTTCGTCAAGGCGAAGAGGGAGAACGACGAGGAGAGGGGCGAGAGGCAGGGACTCTCGGTCCTCGAGGAGGTTTACGGTTTGACCAAGATCAGGGACGCGATAAAGCCCGAGGGACTCGAAAAGGGGCTGAAGCGGCTGGTCGACGTCGCCGACAAGGTGACGCTGGAGAAGATACGAAAGCTCTTCGAAATCGAGGTCGCGACCCGGTTCAGATTCAGGCTTCCGCACCTGGAGTACATCTGCAAGATCGAGGGCGAGGCGGATTTTTACCTGACAGCAGCGACAGCGGCTGGCTACGGATACAAGGGGGAGGACATGGACAGGGCATGGGAGGACAGGAACTCGGCGTACTCGTTGGAGTGGTTCAGGAGAGTATTCTCGCAGTACGAGCAACCCAAACCCGAGGCAGGTGGGACAGCTACCTCACAGGGCGGTCAGGCGAAGAAACAGAAGCCTGCGAAAGCGAAAGGAAAGGCCATCAAAGGGCTCGAGATTCACGAGAAGAGCGTAATCACTGCGTCATGTCCCAGGTGCCGAACCCTTCACATGGTGCAGATGAAGGGCAAGATCGAGGCCACTCACCTGCCGGCAGACCCAGAAGGCGAGAGCAGGACGGAGGTCACAGACAGCGTCAGCAGGCTGGATTGCACATGCTCTGCCTGCAAGGGGCGGTTCTTTCTGTTCGTGAAGCATCTGGAGGGCAGAAGGTACGCGGCAGAGCCATCACCATCGATGAAATTCAGGGAGCCCCGAGAGACGGTGGAAGCTGTGGACCTTCGCTACGACCACAAAGAGGAGATGTGGCAGAAGATAGCAGGGGACAAAATCGTCGGGCCTCTCCTCTTGCGCGCCGGCGCGGGAAAACGAAGATGA